A single Montipora foliosa isolate CH-2021 chromosome 7, ASM3666993v2, whole genome shotgun sequence DNA region contains:
- the LOC138010738 gene encoding nucleosome-remodeling factor subunit BPTF-like: MKQSWYKNVRRYSQQNPNTDITKKNFSSIFKKTWEDAMRPSILVDSFRKSGVYPINRQQISYDHVRPSIVYAGTSTNLSPGEPSTAPSVFGEQAAALALASLSHPLQSTPLGAMSSSLLQQSATVNQLPVSQQTVPLGAMSSQLPQQSATINSFPVSQMPLGAIYTPLQFPVQQPGGAVTAAFVAFESALQSPVRVKYRRRVDEGYDLPGSPTYEVWKKLYTVSLTSIGNPPDVSSTPQIPETQSVSAVNFADESPTSVFSDTRCHPPRVATEVSPVLQEVLTYPSAPESNKTKKNKRSLPNFMNSEDSLRIMRDEKLKKAREVAAKQKKLREREERKEAIRKEKEDKKRKMEEKKRVKEKSSTIKKAKKRKVSQSSKGKQWRQGLTLGENICKVCLCEYDEADVENMPWVMCDECKYWMHIDCIPLGVDITSIENGDNFFCHDCM, encoded by the coding sequence ATGAAGCAGTCGTGGTACAAGAACGTCAGGCGTTACTCTCAGCAAAACCCTAATACCGATATCACTAAGAAAAACTTTTCCTCTATCTTTAAGAAAACTTGGGAAGATGCCATGCGCCCGTCTATTCTTGTGGATTCATTTAGAAAGTCTGGGGTGTACCCTATAAACCGTCAGCAAATTTCCTATGACCACGTCAGGCCCTCTATAGTGTATGCTGGCACATCAACCAATTTATCCCCAGGAGAACCGTCAACAGCTCCCTCTGTTTTTGGGGAACAAGCGGCAGCTCTTGCCTTAGCTTCCCTATCCCATCCCCTACAAAGTACGCCTTTAGGCGCAATGTCTTCTTCATTGCTGCAGCAAAGTGCAACAGTAAATCAACTTCCTGTCTCCCAACAAACTGTGCCTTTAGGCGCAATGTCCTCTCAATTGCCACAGCAAAGTGCGACAATTAATTCATTTCCAGTTTCCCAAATGCCTTTAGGTGCTATCTATACCCCACTTCAATTTCCTGTACAGCAGCCCGGCGGAGCAGTGACAGCAGCATTTGTGGCCTTTGAATCTGCACTCCAGAGCCCAGTTAGGGTAAAGTACAGACGCCGCGTAGACGAGGGGTATGATTTACCTGGCAGCCCCACCTATGAGGTGTGGAAGAAGTTGTACACTGTTTCATTGACGTCGATCGGGAATCCCCCGGATGTCTCCTCGACTCCACAAATCCCTGAGACCCAAAGCGTATCAGCAGTAAATTTCGCCGATGAAAGTCCGACATCAGTCTTTTCAGACACTCGATGTCACCCTCCACGTGTTGCGACCGAAGTGTCCCCTGTACTTCAGGAAGTTTTAACGTACCCTTCTGCTCCCGAAAGcaacaaaacgaagaaaaacaagagGTCCCTGCCAAATTTTATGAACAGCGAAGACTCCCTCAGAATCATGCGagatgaaaagttgaaaaaagcaAGGGAAGTTGCAgcgaagcaaaagaaacttagagaaagagaggaaagaaaggaagccataagaaaagaaaaggaggacaagaaaagaaaaatggaggAAAAGAAGCGCGTAAAAGAAAAGTCTTCAACGATTAAGAAGGCTAAGAAGAGAAAAGTCAGCCAGAGCAGCAAAGGGAAACAATGGAGACAAGGCTTAACCCTTGGTGAAAACATTTGTAAAGTTTGTCTATGCGAGTATGATGAAGCTGATGTTGAAAACATGCCCTGGGTCATGTGTGATGAATGCAAATATTGGATGCACATTGACTGCATACCATTAGGAGTTGACATAACCTCAATTGAAAACGGAGACAATTTTTTCTGTCATGACTGTATGTAA